GGCTTCGCGGAGCTGCTCGAAGCCGTGGCGCCACCGGCGCTGCGCCCGCACACGCAGTGCATTCGACAAAGTTCGCGCGAGGCGGCGCAGATCATCAAGCAGCTGCTCAACATCGCCCGGCCCGCCGACACCGACTTCGCCCTCACCGATCTCGCCGCGCTCTGCCGCGAAGCCGTGCAGATGCTGCGCTACCAGCTGCAGGAGCATCGCTGCGAGCTGCACCTCCGAATCCCGTCCGATGCCGTGTGGGTCAAGGGCGACGCCGCCCAACTCAAACAGGTGCTGATCAATCTCATCCTGAACGCGCTCCACGCGATGGAACACGTTCCGCGCCCCGAGCTGACGCTCAGCGTCGAGACCGGCCCGGAAGGGGCGTGGCTGCGCGTGCGCGACGTCGGCACCGGCATCAAGCCCGAGCATCTCTCGCGGATCTTCGATCCCTTCTTCACCACCAAGGGCCCGCGCGGCACCGGGCTTGGCCTCAGCATTTCGGCCAGCATCGCGCGCCAACACGGGGGCGCGATCACGGTCGAAAGCGTGGTGGGGGCAGGCTCGACGTTCTCCCTGCGGCTGCCGGTCCAGGCGTCGGAAACGCGTGCCCGCCCCGCAGAGGATCGGAGCGCCCGGCCGGCGCACTACGACGCGTCACGGCGCAGCGTCCTGATCGTCGACGACGAGGAATTCGTGCGTCAGTTCATGCAGGAAGTGCTTCGCGTCTGCTTCTCCTGTCGCATCGAACTCGCCATCGACGGCCAGGACGCGGTGGAGAAACTTCAGCGCGCGAACTTCGATTTGGTCCTGACGGACATCCGCATGCCGCGACTCGACGGCTTGCAGCTGCGCAGCTGGATCGCCGAACATCGGCCCGAGTTGTCTGCACGCGTCGTGTTCGTCACGGGCAACGCCGGCACGCTCGACCTCGACTCCGGACTCGCCCACGTGCCGGGTGCAGCGGTGATCCGCAAGCCGTTCACCGTCGACGCCATCATCGGCGTCTGTCGTCCCTACCTCGTTTCGGCGGCCTGAGGTTCCCGCGCGCCGCCGCGCACCTCGGCAACAACGGCGGCGTCCGCGATCGCGTGCTCCGTCACCGTGACTCCACCCGAGAAATCCCGCAGCCACGCCGCGTCTCCCGCCAGCTGGCTCGCGTATCCCTGCAGCTCCGTGGCGAACCGGGCCTGCCGTTGCGCCTGATCGGCGGACGCCGCGCCGCGACCGCTGAGCTGCCGCAGGGCGGCATGGATCGCCGCCGCGGCCTCGACCTGCCCAACCGACGCCGTTTCGGCGACCGTGAGCAAGTCCTCAAGCTCGGCCACCGCCGCGGCGATGGCCGCAAAGTTGGACGCCACCGCCGAGGCCACCGCGATGCCCCGGCGATTCGTCTGCTGCGACGCGTTGATCAAGGCCTCGGATTGCTGCGCCGCCTCGGCGCTGCGCAAGGCCAGGCGCCGCACCTCGTCCGCCACGACGGCAAAGCCGCGGCCGGCGTCTCCGGCGCGCGCGGCCTCGATGGCGGCATTGAGCGCCAGCAGGTTGGTCTGAAAAGCAATCTCCTCGATCGAGTCGATGACGCGCTGCACGCGGTCGCCCGAGGAGGCGATGTCCGTCATCGCCGCGCTGAGTTCGCCGACGCTCCGCCCGCCCTGCTCCGTCTCGCGCGAGGTGCGCAGAATGAGTCGACCCATCGCCTGCACTCGCTCGCGGGTCTCGCCCGCCGCCTCCGCCACGCGCGAGGCGTTGCCGGCCGTCTCCTGCAACGCCGCCGCTTCATCCTCCGCGGCGGTGGCGAGCTGCCCCGCTTGGGCGCCCGCCGCGACGGTTTCCTGCTGCAACCGATCAGCTCCCGCACCCATGCGCGACGCGACCGCTTGGAGGCGGCCGCTGACGCGATTCGAAAAAGCGCGGGTCATCACCAGCCCGGCCACCGGCAGCAGCAACGCCGCAGTGCCGACGATCCACACCGTGGAGTTCAGCTGTGCAGCGGATTGTCGCGCCGAAATCAGCGTCGTCTGCATCGTGCTTTCCAGAACCGGCTGGAGGCGGTCGGCGGTCTCCGCACCGAGTTCGGAAACCGCCTGGATCAAACGCACGCGCTCGAGGATGGAGATTTTCAAGTTGGCCAGCTCATCGCCGAAGTCGCGTAACCGGCCCTGCACTTCCTCAATGAAATCGCGGAGATCGGAGGGAGGCGTGGCCTGCACGATGCCGGCGATCTCCGGCATCAGCGCCGCTTGCTTCTGGCTGGCGCGGGCGGCGAATTCCGGATCGAGCAGCGAACTCGCGAACAACACGTTGTTCTGGACCTCGGCCAGCGCTCCCAAGCCGCGGGCAAACACCTCGCGGTGTCGCGGCGCGCGAACGCCGGGGATCTGCGTGCCGTCATCGGTCGCCAATTGAAGGCACAACGTGGAGAGCAATGAAGC
This region of Opitutia bacterium genomic DNA includes:
- a CDS encoding response regulator — encoded protein: MLPASSVNREIPGPEPTEDAAVFKVDLANLAHHRRSVEAQTPLAEVQKLFQQISQDFFAITEAGRVTGLCSRATVGFMLGSRYGFALYGSTPVAAARAPRPLIYRPDVPLREVLDGALSRCGSEFFEDVVLVNDTQELLGLIPVPRLARLQLQLFGHQLKRAIEQDDALRQQNLELFQINHQLRQSQGRYKALFENNALGVALLDPHGAIVAHNRRFEQVLQLEARPSPARFELGEWLAPSERGRLGQLLAALERQGPASAPTLGQFLFEFPGGATRMIELHCSWVAETGQVCAFLEDITDQNALEQQLARQEKQNMLDTLVAGVAHELNNKLTPVLGFAELLEAVAPPALRPHTQCIRQSSREAAQIIKQLLNIARPADTDFALTDLAALCREAVQMLRYQLQEHRCELHLRIPSDAVWVKGDAAQLKQVLINLILNALHAMEHVPRPELTLSVETGPEGAWLRVRDVGTGIKPEHLSRIFDPFFTTKGPRGTGLGLSISASIARQHGGAITVESVVGAGSTFSLRLPVQASETRARPAEDRSARPAHYDASRRSVLIVDDEEFVRQFMQEVLRVCFSCRIELAIDGQDAVEKLQRANFDLVLTDIRMPRLDGLQLRSWIAEHRPELSARVVFVTGNAGTLDLDSGLAHVPGAAVIRKPFTVDAIIGVCRPYLVSAA